From a region of the Triticum aestivum cultivar Chinese Spring chromosome 7D, IWGSC CS RefSeq v2.1, whole genome shotgun sequence genome:
- the LOC123171155 gene encoding mitogen-activated protein kinase kinase kinase 18-like: MGVAEWTRGPAIGRGSSATVSIAVDRRTGGVLAVKSVAADRAAELRRERGILRGLSSPHVVRCLDAEDRSGGGLDMLMEYAPGGSLADEIRRCGGRCAEALVRSRARDILLGLAHVHAAGVAHCDVKGRNVLIASDGRALIADFGCARRTGGGIAGEERQRPTGGTPMFMAPEAARGEEQGPAADIWAVGCTVIEMATGAAPWQRFASPVATLHHVAFSGEAPEFPPCLSDQGKDFLARCLRQDPRERWTAEQLLEHEFVAAAGTASSSNSAPGITEKATFVSPKSVLDQALWEDDDDTTADTSDPTDRVRALAAGAPAVPDWTWDASWITVQAGPSGGADEEPAMSPEVGTDADSSDSSMGGSAGRAAAAEAGASSSHQASHANGDRYDGTGSCNGERSDDGDHVVSDCSTVPITSNGFFSDTTSRFACPSPSQAGRPGPFTVPLLRPFSRCCSCCHSLPASPAIISRSEWYSKSNLTQLARMPANDPRQLAWRTLWRRECASIGRFFPLVGHVSRVTGDWVSGGYAARRGTAGEAGLVSYEAATSGVSGIVAGGARRARGDGFGLFDVAAAGSRASSVGWMRSIPPPIGSP, encoded by the coding sequence ATGGGCGTCGCGGAGTGGACGCGCGGGCCGGCGATCGGCAGGGGCTCCTCGGCCACGGTGTCGATCGCCGTCGACCGCCGCACCGGCGGGGTCCTCGCGGTCAAGTCCGTGGCCGCCGACCGGGCCGCCGAGCTGCGGCGCGAGCGGGGCATCCTCCGCGGCCTCAGCTCGCCGCACGTCGTGCGCTGCCTGGACGCCGAGGACAGGAGCGGCGGCGGCCTCGACATGCTCATGGAGTACGCGCCCGGCGGTTCGCTGGCGGACGAGATCAGGCGGTGCGGCGGCCGGTGCGCCGAGGCCCTCGTCCGGTCCCGCGCGCGCGACATCCTGCTCGGGCTGGCGCACGTGCACGCCGCCGGCGTCGCGCACTGCGACGTCAAGGGCCGCAACGTGCTCATCGCCTCCGACGGCCGCGCCCTGATCGCCGACTTCGGGTGCGCGCGCCGGACGGGCGGCGGCATTGCCGGCGAGGAGCGGCAGCGGCCGACGGGCGGCACGCCGATGTTCATGGCGCCCGAGGCCGCGCGGGGCGAGGAGCAGGGCCCGGCCGCGGACATATGGGCGGTCGGATGCACCGTCATCGAGATGGCCACCGGCGCCGCCCCCTGGCAGCGGTTCGCCAGCCCCGTCGCGACGCTGCACCACGTCGCGTTCTCGGGCGAGGCGCCGGAGTTCCCCCCGTGCCTGTCGGACCAAGGCAAGGACTTCCTGGCGAGGTGCCTGCGGCAGGACCCCAGGGAGCGGTGGACGGCAGAGCAGCTGCTGGAGCACGAGTTCGTGGCCGCCGCCGGCACCGCCTCGTCGTCCAATTCCGCGCCAGGGATCACCGAGAAGGCCACGTTCGTGTCCCCGAAGAGCGTCCTCGATCAGGCCCTGTGGGAGGACGACGACGACACGACGGCAGACACCAGCGATCCCACGGACAGGGTGCGCGCGCTGGCCGCGGGCGCGCCGGCCGTGCCGGACTGGACCTGGGACGCGAGCTGGATCACGGTCCAGGCAGGCCCCAGCGGCGGCGCCGATGAAGAGCCAGCAATGTCGCCGGAGGTGGGCACGGACGCCGACAGCAGCGACTCTTCCATGGGCGGCTCCGCCGGGCGTGCGGCCGCCGCAGAGGCGGGGGCCTCGAGCAGCCACCAGGCGTCGCATGCCAATGGCGATCGTTACGATGGCACGGGCAGCTGTAACGGCGAGCGCAGCGATGATGGTGATCACGTGGTTAGCGATTGTAGCACCGTTCCAATCACAAGCAATGGATTCTTTTCCGATACCACGTCCCGTTTCGCTTGTCCCAGCCCCAGCCAAGCTGGCCGGCCCGGCCCGTTTACAGTACCGCTCCTACGACCTTTCTCCCGCTGTTGTTCTTGCTGTCATTCGCTTCCCGCCTCGCCAGCCATTATTAGCAGGAGTGAGTGGTACTCGAAATCCAACTTAACACAGCTAGCGCGAATGCCAGCCAACGATCCTCGCCAGTTGGCATGGCGCACATTGTGGAGGAGGGAATGCGCATCGATCGGGCGATTTTTTCCTTTGGTCGGTCATGTATCACGCGTGACTGGCGATTGGGTTAGTGGTGGTTACGCCGCGCGCCGCGGTACGGCCGGCGAGGCTGGTTTGGTTAGTTATGAGGCGGCGACGTCGGGTGTGAGTGGCATCGTCGCCGGCGGGGCCCGTCGGGCGCGCGGGGATGGTTTCGGTTTGTTCGACGTGGCCGCCGCTGGCTCGCGAGCTAGCTCCGTCGGGTGGATGCGGTCCATCCCTCCACCAATTGGCAGCCCGTGA